From a single Petroclostridium xylanilyticum genomic region:
- the gltX gene encoding glutamate--tRNA ligase, with the protein MSNSQVRTRFAPSPTGYMHVGNLRTALYAYLLAKSHNGKFILRIEDTDQERYVEGAIDVIYKTLAETGLKHDEGPDIGGDYGPYIQSERKHIYKEYAEKLVELGGAYYCFCDKERLEQLRQQQEAANVAHKYDGYCSRLSKEEIEARLKSGIPYVIRQKIPNDGVTTFKDEVFGTISVENSTLDDNILLKSDGLPTYNFANVVDDHLMGITHVIRGSEYLSSTPKYNLLYEAFGWEIPTYIHCPPVMKSATKKLSKREGDASYEDFIAKGYLKEAILNYIALLGWSPGDDREIFTLEELVEAFDIKGISKSPAIFDIQKLDWLNGEYIRKLSLDEFHEKALPYYKKAISNPNIDLYKISKLLHTRTVKFSDIPAMLDFIDVLPEYGPELYIHKKMKTNPENSLENLKAALPVLEELDNWTEESLHNTLFSLIEKLGVKNGQVLWPIRVALSGKESTPGGGIELADLLGKEESIKRIKKGIELLEIK; encoded by the coding sequence ATGTCTAATTCACAGGTACGCACCCGTTTTGCTCCCAGTCCAACAGGATATATGCATGTAGGGAACCTTAGAACCGCGCTATATGCTTACTTGCTGGCAAAAAGTCATAATGGCAAATTTATTTTAAGAATTGAAGATACAGATCAGGAAAGATATGTAGAAGGCGCTATTGACGTGATATACAAGACCCTTGCGGAAACAGGATTAAAACACGATGAAGGCCCTGATATCGGTGGAGATTATGGCCCGTATATTCAAAGTGAAAGAAAACACATCTATAAAGAGTATGCTGAAAAATTAGTTGAATTGGGTGGAGCCTATTACTGTTTCTGTGATAAAGAAAGATTGGAACAATTAAGGCAGCAGCAGGAAGCTGCAAACGTAGCCCATAAATACGACGGATATTGCAGCCGTCTCTCAAAAGAGGAAATTGAAGCTAGGCTAAAAAGCGGCATTCCTTATGTAATAAGGCAGAAAATCCCCAATGATGGCGTGACTACATTCAAGGACGAAGTATTTGGAACCATCAGTGTTGAAAATAGTACACTTGATGACAATATCCTTTTAAAATCTGATGGTTTACCCACCTATAATTTTGCAAATGTGGTCGATGACCATTTAATGGGAATTACACATGTAATAAGAGGCAGCGAGTATCTTTCCTCTACTCCAAAGTATAATTTGCTATATGAAGCTTTCGGGTGGGAAATACCTACTTATATTCATTGTCCCCCCGTCATGAAGTCGGCGACTAAAAAACTCAGTAAACGTGAAGGTGATGCTTCTTACGAAGATTTTATTGCCAAGGGTTATCTAAAAGAAGCGATCTTAAATTACATTGCACTATTGGGCTGGAGCCCGGGGGATGACCGGGAAATTTTTACGCTGGAAGAACTGGTTGAAGCTTTTGATATTAAAGGCATCAGTAAATCACCTGCGATTTTTGACATTCAAAAACTGGATTGGCTAAATGGAGAATATATTAGAAAATTGTCTTTAGACGAATTCCATGAAAAAGCATTGCCTTATTATAAAAAAGCTATTTCCAATCCTAACATTGATTTATATAAGATAAGCAAGCTCCTTCATACTAGGACGGTAAAATTTTCAGATATTCCGGCCATGCTTGATTTTATTGATGTACTTCCCGAGTATGGTCCTGAACTTTACATTCACAAAAAAATGAAAACTAACCCCGAGAATTCACTGGAAAATCTTAAGGCTGCCCTACCGGTCCTTGAAGAGCTTGATAATTGGACAGAAGAGAGTCTGCACAATACACTCTTTTCTCTCATCGAAAAATTAGGTGTAAAAAACGGGCAGGTACT